The following coding sequences lie in one Stigmatella aurantiaca genomic window:
- a CDS encoding ACT domain-containing protein, which produces MLGETSLNALLRGLSPTLNPGEYVFCTVSDERVLQGTRPLGSFQEREGLTVILERPQADRLQLPYTYVAAWITISIHSALEAVGLTAALSTALAQAGISCNVVAGFYHDHLFVSAADGSRALQVLRELAAQ; this is translated from the coding sequence ATGCTTGGTGAGACCTCCTTGAACGCGCTCTTGCGCGGCCTCTCCCCCACGTTGAACCCCGGCGAATACGTCTTCTGCACCGTGAGCGATGAGCGAGTGTTGCAAGGCACCCGGCCTCTTGGCAGCTTCCAGGAACGCGAAGGCCTGACGGTCATTCTGGAGCGTCCGCAGGCCGACCGGCTTCAGCTCCCCTACACGTACGTCGCGGCCTGGATCACCATCTCCATCCACTCGGCGCTGGAGGCTGTGGGGCTCACCGCAGCCCTGTCCACGGCCTTGGCCCAGGCGGGCATCAGCTGCAATGTCGTGGCTGGCTTCTACCACGACCATCTGTTCGTCAGCGCAGCCGATGGTTCCCGGGCCCTCCAGGTGCTGCGCGAGCTGGCCGCGCAGTAA